From the Paenibacillus sp. MMS20-IR301 genome, the window TGGTATTGACAGAAAATGGCGGTGATCCGTCGTTTTCTATTTTTTTGAAGACAGGAGGTAATACAGGACATGAATTTATTTGATATTGCCTATGAATACCGCAATTTTTTCTTCTCCGGTTTGAAGTATACACTGCTGCTGGCCGTCCTTGGAGTATTTTTCGGTTTCTTGCTGGGGATTGTTGTTTCTTTACTGCGGATGTCCAAGTGGTGGATTTTGCGCTTTATCGCTACTGCATGGGTTGAGTTCCTCCGCGGGACACCGATGCTGGTCCAGTTATTCCTGATTCACTACGGCTTAACGAGTCTGGGACTGGAGTTCACACCGATTCAGTCGGGAGCCATAACACTGACGATCAACAGTTCCGCTTATCTGGCGGAGATTTTCCGCGCGGGTATTCAAGGTGTTGACCGCGGTCAGACGGAGGCTGCGCGCTCACTCGGTATGAAGCAGGGGATGACGATGCGTTATATCGTGCTCCCACAGGCGCTTAAGAATGTACTGCCGGCCATCGGGAACGAATTTATTACGATCATCAAGGAATCTTCCATTGTCTCCATGATCGGGGTAGCAGATCTGTTCTTCCAGGCCAAAAGTATTACAACGATCACATATGAAGGTTTGACTCCGTATGTCATCATTGCCCTAATCTATTTTGTAATGACCTTCACACTGTCCAAGCTGCTGGGTATACTGGAAAGGAGGCTGAATACGGATGATCGAGGTTAAGAATCTGCAGAAGAGCTTTGGCAAACTGGATATCCTGAAAGGCATAGACCTGAACATTCATAAAGGTGAGGTTGTGGTTGTCATCGGTCCCAGCGGATCGGGTAAAAGCACCTTCCTGCGCTGTCTGAACCTGCTGGAGCAGCCTACCGGCGGCGAGATTAAGTTTGAAGGGGAGTCTATTACTGCCCGGAAGCATGACATCAACGTAACCCGTGAGAAAATGGGGATGGTCTTCCAGCAGTTTAACCTGTTCCCGCACAAATCAGTGCTGCAGAACATTATGCTCGCGCCGCTGAAGGTGCGGAAGCAGCAGGCGGCCGAAGCTGAGAAAATTGCCATGGAGCTGCTGCGTACCGTTGGCCTTGAGGACAAGCGGAATGCTTATCCGGCCCAGCTGTCCGGCGGACAGAAGCAGCGGATTGCCATTGCCCGTGCGCTCGCGATGCAGCCGCATGTGATGCTCTTCGATGAGCCTACCTCGGCGCTTGATCCGGAGATGGTCGGCGAAGTGCTGGAAGTTATGAAGCAGCTGGCTGAGCAAGGGATGACGATGGTCATCGTCACGCATGAAATGGGCTTCGCCCGCGAAGTCGGCGACCGCATCCTGTTCATGGACGGCGGCGTTATCGTTGAGCAGGGCACTCCGGCAGAGGTGTTCGGCCAGCCGAAGCATGCCCGCACCCGGGATTTCTTGAGTAAGGTTCTGTAATCATCTACGCCCTAACCTCACTTTGTGGGGTTATTTTTATTTTGCGGAGCAGGAAATGGGTGATATAGTATACAGATGATCAATCTACTTGAAAAGGAGTACATACAGATGAGAGATGATCTTTGC encodes:
- a CDS encoding amino acid ABC transporter ATP-binding protein → MIEVKNLQKSFGKLDILKGIDLNIHKGEVVVVIGPSGSGKSTFLRCLNLLEQPTGGEIKFEGESITARKHDINVTREKMGMVFQQFNLFPHKSVLQNIMLAPLKVRKQQAAEAEKIAMELLRTVGLEDKRNAYPAQLSGGQKQRIAIARALAMQPHVMLFDEPTSALDPEMVGEVLEVMKQLAEQGMTMVIVTHEMGFAREVGDRILFMDGGVIVEQGTPAEVFGQPKHARTRDFLSKVL
- a CDS encoding amino acid ABC transporter permease — its product is MNLFDIAYEYRNFFFSGLKYTLLLAVLGVFFGFLLGIVVSLLRMSKWWILRFIATAWVEFLRGTPMLVQLFLIHYGLTSLGLEFTPIQSGAITLTINSSAYLAEIFRAGIQGVDRGQTEAARSLGMKQGMTMRYIVLPQALKNVLPAIGNEFITIIKESSIVSMIGVADLFFQAKSITTITYEGLTPYVIIALIYFVMTFTLSKLLGILERRLNTDDRG